The Malus sylvestris chromosome 12, drMalSylv7.2, whole genome shotgun sequence genome contains a region encoding:
- the LOC126594281 gene encoding homogentisate solanesyltransferase, chloroplastic-like produces the protein MELSSLRFPAITPHCSTSSSLPPISVRPTTTKSVAFLSSCRTKLYSIGVSRSSSKSLLSCRKRRNSIWACSQVGAAESDPVLTKVSDFKDACWRFLRPHTIRGTVLGSTALVARALIENSNLIKWSLLFKAFSGLFALLCGNGYIVGINQIYDIKIDKVNKPYLPIAAGDLSVKSAWLLVVFFAVTGLLIVGLNFGPFITSLYCLGLFLGTIYSVPPLRMKRFPVAAFLIIATVRGFLLNFGVYYATRAALGLQFEWSSAVAFITTFVTLFALVIAITKDLPDVEGDRKFEISTFATKLGVRNIAFLGSGLLLLNYVGSIFAASLMPEAFRRSLMIPMHAILALSLVFQTWVLEKANYTKEAIANYYRFIWNLFYAEYILFPFI, from the exons ATGGAGCTTTCTTCTCTGCGGTTCCCAGCTATAACACCTCACTGCAGCACCTCATCCTCTTTGCCTCCAATTTCTGTTCGGCCCACCACTACAAAATCGGTTGCTTTTCTCTCAAGCTGCAGGACAAAGTTGTACTCAATTGGGGTGTCCAGAAGCAGCTCCAAATCCTTGCTTAGCTGCCGAAAGAGGCGAAATTCCATCTGG GCCTGCAGTCAAGTTGGAGCTGCTGAATCTGATCCAGTATTGACCAAAGTTTCAGATTTTAAAGATGCTTGTTGGAGATTCTTGAGGCCCCATACCATACGTGGGACAGTTCTGGGGTCTAC TGCTTTGGTGGCAAGAGCATTGATTGAGAACTCCAATCTGATAAAGTGGTCTCTGCTGTTTAAGGCATTCTCTGGTCTTTTTGCTCTACTATGTGGGAATGGTTATATAGTTGGCATCAATCAGATTTACGATATCAAAATTGACAA GGTAAACAAACCTTATTTACCTATCGCTGCTGGGGATCTTTCAGTTAAATCAGCATGGCTCTTGGTGGTATTTTTTGCGGTGACTGGCTTGTTGATCGTTGGACTGAACTTTGGGCCATTCATTACTTCTCTCTACTGTCTTGGTCTTTTCCTTGGCACCATATATTCTGTTCCTCCGCTTAGAATGAAAAGATTTCCTGTTGCTGCTTTTCTTATAATTGCCACG GTACGGGGTTTCCTTCTCAATTTCGGTGTATATTATGCCACTAGAGCTGCCCTTGGGCTTCAATTTGAGTGGAG CTCGGCCGTTGCTTTTATCACTACCTTTGTAACATTGTTTGCTTTGGTTATTGCGATAACAAAAGATCTTCCGGATGTAGAGGGGGACCGCAA GTTTGAAATATCAACGTTTGCAACAAAACTCGGTGTTAGAAACATTGCGTTCCTTGGTTCTGGGCTTCTGCTGCTAAATTATGTTGGTTCCATATTCGCAGCAAGTTTAATGCCGGAG GCATTCAGACGTAGCTTAATGATACCCATGCATGCAATCTTGGCACTGAGTTTAGTTTTCCAG ACTTGGGTGCTCGAGAAAGCGAATTACACCAAG GAAGCAATTGCCAACTACTACAGATTTATTTGGAATCTCTTCTATGCCGAGTACATCCTTTTCCCTTTCATCTAG